The Pseudomonas sp. R4-35-07 genome contains a region encoding:
- a CDS encoding 4'-phosphopantetheinyl transferase, whose amino-acid sequence MMPLPACCTPLDADWPLPAPLPGTVFLSTRFDPALLNPEDFQRSAVPPPASIQRSVVKRQAEFLAGRLCAREALQRLDNLNCIPAIGEDRAPIWPGHISGSITHSTGHAAAIVGHKAQWRGLGMDLENLLALERAERLAGEILTVDELQRMAALPREQIALLVTLTFSAKESLFKALYPIVQKRFYFEHAEVVEWSLAGQVRLRLLTDLSSEWCHGKELVGQFVVEGEQLLSLVAVGA is encoded by the coding sequence ATGATGCCCCTACCCGCCTGTTGTACCCCACTCGATGCCGATTGGCCGCTGCCTGCTCCCTTGCCGGGCACCGTATTCTTGAGCACGCGTTTCGACCCGGCCTTATTGAACCCTGAGGATTTTCAGCGCAGCGCCGTGCCGCCACCGGCGAGCATCCAGCGCTCGGTGGTCAAGCGTCAGGCGGAATTCCTCGCCGGCCGCCTGTGCGCCCGCGAAGCGCTGCAACGACTGGATAATCTCAATTGCATCCCGGCCATCGGTGAAGACCGCGCGCCGATCTGGCCAGGTCATATCAGCGGCTCCATTACCCACAGCACCGGGCACGCCGCAGCAATTGTCGGGCATAAGGCGCAATGGCGCGGGCTGGGGATGGACCTGGAGAACCTGCTCGCGCTGGAACGGGCGGAACGCCTGGCGGGCGAAATTCTCACCGTGGATGAACTGCAGCGCATGGCGGCCCTGCCCCGTGAGCAAATTGCCTTGCTGGTGACACTCACGTTTTCGGCCAAGGAGAGTTTGTTCAAGGCACTCTACCCGATCGTGCAGAAGCGCTTCTATTTTGAGCATGCCGAGGTGGTGGAGTGGTCACTGGCGGGACAGGTGCGGCTGCGGTTGCTGACGGACCTGTCCAGTGAGTGGTGTCATGGCAAGGAGCTGGTTGGGCAGTTTGTGGTGGAGGGGGAGCAGTTGTTGAGCCTGGTGGCTGTCGGCGCTTGA
- a CDS encoding ATP-binding protein, whose amino-acid sequence MNSIFLRIYGGMCAALILVALLGVLALHLLNDVRSDQYRERLAHGTFALMGDNLQPMSALERQRALAVWERLLGIPLQLRTFADAQLDLSQRKRLQRGQVLVEQTGPHAARVVRLVSEPEQLVLTGEVQQISEQLARATIYLLADELVRFPVAEQPQRLADLKQAKGFGFEMHLMALDQADMDDDQRRRVAEGDTVMALGKGGDSIRVFAGMVGTPWVLEIGPLYQMNPYPAQWLVLIALIGLTLIGLIVYLLVRQLERRLKGLEAAATRIAKGNLEVRVPARGADSVGRLAAAFNGMAEHLQQLLAIQRELVRAVSHELRTPVARLRFGLEMLGDATTAEARRKYLEGMDGDIQDLDGLVDEMLTYARLEQGAPALNFQRVDLDALIDQVVGELSPLRPQVSVSRGTCLSSAHWQDAWVDAEPRYLHRALQNLVSNAMRHAKGQVLISYQVGQVRCRIDVEDDGPGVPESAWERIFTPFLRLDDSRTRASGGHGLGLSIVRRIIHWHGGRALISKSNNLGGACFSLSWPRDQEKR is encoded by the coding sequence GTGAACTCGATCTTCCTGCGCATCTACGGCGGCATGTGCGCCGCGCTGATCCTGGTCGCGCTGCTGGGCGTACTGGCGCTGCACTTGCTCAACGATGTGCGCAGCGACCAATACCGCGAGCGCCTGGCCCACGGCACCTTTGCGCTGATGGGCGACAACCTGCAGCCCATGAGCGCCCTCGAGCGCCAGCGTGCATTGGCGGTGTGGGAACGATTGCTGGGCATCCCGCTGCAGTTGCGCACCTTCGCTGATGCACAGCTGGACCTGAGCCAGCGCAAGCGTCTGCAACGTGGTCAGGTCCTGGTGGAACAGACCGGGCCCCATGCCGCGCGCGTAGTGCGCCTGGTCAGCGAACCGGAGCAATTGGTGCTCACCGGCGAAGTGCAGCAAATCAGCGAGCAATTGGCCCGCGCCACGATCTACCTGCTGGCCGACGAACTGGTGCGGTTTCCGGTGGCCGAGCAGCCGCAACGTTTGGCTGACCTCAAGCAGGCCAAGGGCTTTGGTTTCGAGATGCATCTGATGGCCCTCGACCAGGCCGATATGGACGACGACCAGCGCCGTCGCGTGGCGGAAGGCGATACGGTGATGGCCCTGGGCAAGGGCGGTGATTCGATCCGCGTGTTCGCCGGCATGGTCGGCACGCCGTGGGTGCTGGAGATCGGCCCGCTGTATCAAATGAATCCGTACCCCGCGCAATGGCTGGTCCTGATCGCCCTGATCGGTCTGACCCTGATCGGTTTGATCGTCTACCTGTTGGTGCGTCAGCTCGAGCGCCGGCTCAAGGGGCTGGAGGCGGCGGCCACGCGGATCGCCAAGGGCAATCTGGAAGTTCGCGTACCGGCCCGTGGCGCCGATTCGGTAGGGCGGCTCGCGGCCGCGTTCAATGGCATGGCCGAGCACCTGCAACAATTGCTGGCGATTCAGCGTGAACTGGTGCGTGCGGTGTCCCACGAGCTGCGCACGCCGGTAGCGCGCCTGCGCTTCGGCCTGGAGATGCTTGGCGATGCCACCACGGCCGAGGCGCGGCGCAAATACTTGGAGGGCATGGACGGGGATATCCAGGACCTGGACGGCCTGGTGGATGAAATGCTCACTTATGCGCGCCTGGAGCAGGGCGCGCCGGCGTTGAACTTCCAGCGCGTCGATCTCGACGCGTTAATTGATCAGGTGGTCGGCGAATTGTCGCCACTGCGCCCGCAGGTCAGCGTCAGCCGGGGTACCTGCCTGTCATCGGCGCATTGGCAGGATGCCTGGGTCGATGCCGAACCCCGCTACCTGCATCGCGCGTTGCAGAATCTGGTGAGTAACGCCATGCGCCACGCCAAGGGCCAGGTGCTGATCAGTTATCAGGTAGGGCAGGTGCGTTGCCGTATCGATGTGGAAGACGATGGTCCCGGCGTACCGGAAAGCGCCTGGGAACGCATCTTCACACCCTTCCTGCGCCTGGACGACAGCCGCACCCGCGCCTCGGGCGGGCATGGCCTGGGCTTGTCGATTGTGCGGCGGATTATCCATTGGCATGGCGGGCGGGCGTTGATCAGCAAGAGCAACAACCTGGGCGGCGCGTGTTTCAGTCTGAGCTGGCCCAGGGATCAGGAGAAACGCTGA